Proteins from a genomic interval of Nostoc sp. TCL240-02:
- a CDS encoding PAS domain S-box protein: MAMIALNIMSIAYISKVQRVDEIVKSPDFQPEKIALLETIAANLPGMIFQILQRQDASVFIPYISSGCEYLYELKPEAVQADFQVLYKLIHPQDIKAFTESITVCSTTFKPWHWEGRIITPSGKLKWIQGTSQPELQETGDLIWNGLVMDITDRKQAEEKLQESEARYKAILDAIPDLMFRISRDAEYLDLKSEGANITLSREEIVGKRVQELLPSDVASISLEVIAKTLDSGTLQTYEYQLPTPLGVRDYEARLVVSGEDEVLAIVRDITERKQAEVTLQNLAQKFAKAFSCSPDSITISTLQEGRFIEVNDSFVELSGYERNEAIGKTSLELNLWVDDRDRLNLLHQLQSTGVVRNLEFEFRQKSGKIITTLLSAEIIDLDNIPSILAVHHDITERKQVEAQFHLSAQRDRLLAETLVRIRSSLNLEEILQTTVTEVRQFLQADRVFIGLNNAKLGVRTLAESVDPQYPSVLGWSTNDEAYLQELRNLLKDNLIRVVEDITQIAVSPKVKAHYQKFQTKASLAVPLMLGNELFGALIANQCSGSRHWQPIEIDLLQQMSEQVAIAIQQSQIYQKLAELNTNLEQQVEERTAQLQQKMQEFEKLDRVKDVVLHTVAHDLRTSVMGNLMVLKNLLNQKVGTGDWGLGTGNQGQQGIIEKVSSQSPIPNPQSPIPVSRSIIERMIQGNDRQLAMINSLLEINSCEQQGIDIKHEPVQLNTVLRGTVTHLEPVLTQNQATLKNLVPADLPLVMADGTLLQKVLVTLITHSLQNNPPGLNFILSASIEGGMIRTQIQDDGVVMSKLECDRLFDLHVRDPQDCCSTSIGLKMYLCRKVIKAHGGKIGVISNRKRGLTFWFTLPLFTSSATNRP; the protein is encoded by the coding sequence ATGGCTATGATTGCCTTGAATATTATGTCAATTGCTTATATATCAAAGGTTCAAAGAGTGGATGAAATTGTCAAATCACCAGATTTCCAGCCAGAGAAGATCGCTCTATTGGAAACAATTGCTGCCAATTTACCGGGGATGATTTTCCAAATTCTGCAACGGCAGGATGCCTCTGTGTTTATCCCTTATATTAGTTCTGGTTGTGAATATTTGTATGAATTAAAACCAGAAGCTGTACAGGCAGACTTTCAAGTGCTATACAAATTGATTCATCCACAGGATATAAAAGCTTTTACAGAATCTATTACTGTTTGTAGTACCACTTTTAAACCTTGGCATTGGGAAGGTCGCATCATTACGCCTAGTGGCAAACTGAAGTGGATTCAAGGTACTTCGCAACCCGAACTACAAGAAACAGGCGATTTGATTTGGAATGGCTTAGTCATGGACATTACAGACCGAAAACAAGCCGAAGAAAAATTGCAAGAGAGTGAGGCTCGGTATAAAGCAATTTTAGATGCTATTCCCGATTTGATGTTTCGCATTAGCCGCGATGCCGAGTATCTCGATTTAAAAAGTGAGGGAGCAAATATCACTCTTTCGAGAGAAGAAATAGTTGGGAAACGCGTGCAAGAGTTATTGCCTAGTGATGTTGCATCAATTAGCCTAGAAGTGATCGCTAAAACTTTAGATTCTGGAACTTTGCAAACTTACGAATATCAACTACCAACGCCTTTGGGAGTCAGAGATTATGAGGCGCGGTTGGTAGTGAGTGGTGAAGATGAGGTACTAGCAATTGTCCGAGATATCACAGAACGTAAACAAGCAGAAGTCACTTTACAAAATCTGGCTCAAAAATTTGCTAAAGCTTTTAGTTGCAGTCCCGATTCAATTACCATTAGTACGCTGCAAGAAGGACGGTTCATCGAAGTTAACGACAGTTTTGTCGAACTCTCCGGTTATGAGCGAAATGAGGCGATTGGTAAAACTTCCTTGGAATTAAATCTGTGGGTAGACGATCGCGATCGCCTAAATTTGTTACATCAGTTGCAAAGCACAGGAGTTGTTCGCAATTTGGAATTTGAATTTCGGCAAAAGTCTGGCAAGATAATTACAACGCTGCTTTCAGCCGAAATTATTGATTTAGATAATATCCCTTCCATCCTAGCAGTCCATCACGACATTACAGAACGCAAGCAAGTAGAAGCGCAATTTCACCTATCAGCACAACGCGATCGCTTGTTGGCAGAAACTCTAGTACGAATTCGGTCTTCCCTTAACTTAGAGGAAATTCTGCAAACCACCGTCACCGAAGTTAGGCAATTTCTGCAAGCAGATAGAGTTTTCATTGGTTTAAATAATGCCAAGTTAGGTGTTAGAACTCTTGCCGAATCGGTAGATCCTCAGTATCCATCAGTCTTAGGTTGGTCTACTAATGATGAAGCTTATTTACAAGAATTGAGAAACTTACTAAAAGATAATCTTATCCGTGTCGTTGAAGATATTACACAAATAGCAGTATCTCCCAAAGTTAAAGCACACTATCAAAAATTCCAAACAAAGGCTAGCTTGGCAGTACCACTGATGCTAGGCAATGAATTATTTGGTGCGTTAATTGCCAATCAATGCTCCGGTTCTCGTCATTGGCAGCCAATAGAAATTGATTTGCTACAACAGATGTCAGAACAAGTAGCGATCGCCATTCAGCAAAGCCAGATATACCAAAAACTCGCAGAACTTAACACTAATTTAGAACAACAAGTCGAAGAACGAACAGCACAGTTGCAGCAAAAAATGCAAGAATTTGAAAAACTGGATCGTGTAAAAGATGTTGTCTTACATACAGTTGCCCACGATTTACGAACTTCGGTGATGGGTAACTTAATGGTGTTGAAAAATTTGTTAAATCAAAAAGTGGGGACTGGGGACTGGGGACTAGGGACTGGGAATCAAGGACAACAGGGAATTATTGAAAAAGTCTCTTCTCAATCCCCAATCCCCAATCCCCAATCCCCAATTCCAGTATCTCGCTCAATAATCGAGCGGATGATTCAAGGCAACGATCGCCAACTGGCAATGATTAACTCATTGCTAGAAATTAATTCTTGCGAGCAACAGGGTATTGACATCAAACATGAACCTGTGCAACTTAATACCGTGCTGAGAGGAACAGTCACCCATCTGGAACCTGTGTTGACACAAAATCAAGCGACTCTGAAGAACTTGGTTCCCGCAGATTTACCATTAGTAATGGCAGATGGGACTCTGTTGCAGAAAGTTTTGGTAACTTTAATCACACATAGCTTGCAAAATAATCCACCAGGATTAAATTTTATTCTTAGTGCCAGCATTGAAGGGGGAATGATTCGCACTCAGATTCAAGATGATGGTGTAGTAATGAGTAAACTAGAGTGCGATCGCCTTTTCGATCTCCATGTCCGTGATCCCCAAGATTGTTGTTCCACCAGCATTGGCTTAAAAATGTATCTTTGTCGGAAAGTTATTAAGGCACATGGCGGTAAAATCGGTGTTATTAGTAACCGCAAGCGCGGGTTAACTTTCTGGTTTACATTACCTCTCTTCACTTCATCCGCAACAAATCGCCCATAA
- a CDS encoding ATP-binding protein, which translates to MLSKGNTLDGMGKVAWMLIATPFTTVQSWWRKTFSAPTTDETTTLYRAWRNRFLWQRLRLWLWLALICLLSFTLRDIYGFLFSLKELESLPEILRTQRLVINIAMLMSILICFALHKTKLGRNRPDLLFLGSSWAISLASQLFATLRGFALPDAIGWSLLFLSQAILMPVCWVVHLLSQVGVLVYYFAVNTVLGLKTPVPEHPEIYSVTFLLYIFWFCAICDIGVYLYDRLQRSEFYARQELEFAYQKLKVAETKYRSIFENAVEGIFQSSPDGRYITANPALASIYGYSLAEEVTANSTDIQQLYVDPNRRAEFVRLMEKYGSISEFESQIYRRDGSIVWISEKAYAVRDERGKLLYYEGLIEDITQRKQTEEELRVFFHAVSHDLRNPVMGTLMVLRNLLARPEENISISRSILERMIQSSDRQLNLINSLMEAHISEVQGVVLQHQPVQLLTVIEAAIADLEPLLEQNQAKLTNLVSADLPLVNADPTQLWRVFSNLIVNALKHNPPGLLLTINAIRENEMIYCTVSDNGVGISQQQSDRLFDLYFRGVNIRNSVSLGLGLYLSKQIINAHGGEIGVNSALDAGAIFWFTLPISNPFTG; encoded by the coding sequence ATGTTGAGTAAAGGAAACACCCTCGACGGTATGGGCAAAGTTGCTTGGATGCTAATAGCTACTCCATTTACAACAGTGCAAAGCTGGTGGAGAAAAACCTTTTCTGCACCAACAACAGATGAAACCACTACTCTTTACAGAGCTTGGCGTAACCGTTTTTTGTGGCAGAGATTGCGTTTATGGTTATGGCTGGCGCTGATTTGTTTGTTGTCTTTTACTTTGCGAGACATTTACGGCTTTTTGTTCTCTTTAAAAGAGTTGGAAAGTCTGCCAGAAATACTTAGAACTCAACGCCTTGTAATCAATATTGCAATGCTAATGAGTATACTGATCTGCTTTGCCTTACATAAAACTAAATTAGGCCGCAATCGGCCAGATTTATTATTTTTGGGGTCTTCTTGGGCAATTAGTCTCGCATCACAGTTGTTTGCCACCCTGAGAGGCTTCGCGCTACCCGATGCTATCGGTTGGTCACTGCTCTTCTTGAGCCAAGCTATATTAATGCCTGTCTGCTGGGTTGTTCACTTGCTGTCTCAAGTGGGTGTGCTAGTTTACTATTTTGCTGTAAATACGGTACTTGGGCTGAAGACACCAGTCCCTGAACACCCAGAAATATATAGTGTGACCTTTCTTTTATACATTTTTTGGTTTTGTGCTATATGTGACATTGGTGTTTATCTATACGATCGCCTGCAACGTTCTGAGTTTTACGCCCGTCAAGAACTGGAATTTGCATATCAAAAACTCAAGGTTGCAGAAACTAAATATCGCAGTATTTTTGAAAACGCCGTTGAAGGAATTTTTCAAAGCAGTCCTGATGGACGTTACATTACGGCAAACCCTGCTTTAGCAAGTATTTATGGCTACTCCTTAGCGGAGGAAGTGACAGCAAATTCCACTGATATTCAACAATTGTACGTTGATCCAAACCGCCGCGCCGAATTTGTGCGTCTGATGGAAAAGTATGGCAGCATTTCCGAGTTTGAATCCCAAATTTATCGCCGAGACGGGAGTATTGTCTGGATTTCGGAAAAAGCCTACGCAGTACGTGACGAACGGGGAAAATTGCTTTATTACGAAGGTTTGATTGAAGACATTACGCAGCGTAAACAAACTGAAGAAGAACTACGAGTATTTTTCCATGCAGTTTCCCACGACTTACGTAATCCAGTAATGGGTACTTTAATGGTGCTGAGAAACTTGCTTGCCCGTCCAGAGGAAAATATTTCGATTTCCCGCTCAATTTTAGAGCGGATGATTCAAAGTAGCGATCGCCAACTTAACTTAATTAATTCGTTGATGGAAGCTCATATCAGCGAAGTGCAAGGTGTTGTTTTGCAACATCAGCCTGTACAATTACTGACAGTTATCGAAGCTGCGATCGCAGATTTGGAACCATTGCTTGAGCAAAATCAAGCCAAGCTGACCAATCTGGTATCCGCAGATTTGCCATTAGTAAATGCAGATCCCACCCAACTATGGAGAGTTTTTTCTAATTTAATTGTCAATGCTCTCAAACACAATCCTCCTGGATTGCTATTGACAATTAACGCTATCCGTGAAAATGAGATGATTTATTGTACTGTTAGTGATAACGGTGTAGGCATTAGTCAACAACAAAGCGATCGGCTTTTTGACCTTTACTTTCGGGGTGTAAATATCCGCAATTCTGTAAGTTTGGGATTGGGCTTATATTTATCTAAGCAAATCATCAATGCTCACGGCGGCGAAATTGGGGTGAATAGTGCATTAGATGCAGGGGCAATTTTCTGGTTTACATTACCTATTAGTAACCCATTCACAGGATGA
- a CDS encoding WD40 repeat domain-containing protein, giving the protein MELRTILQTGYAGGNLLNLFSHLKTDLSSFDFSHLAIRQAYLANITLHNTNFTNVKIRETVFAETFGGVLSVAFSSDGQYLATSDTKGDIQIWDVSTVKQLVRCRGHQHWTWSVAFSPDGRYLASASDDYLVKLWDVETGQCLHTYKGHTYSVNTVAFSPKGNILASCGQDLSIRLCQVAPEKLNSEVQTLVGHEGRVWAIAFHSDGQILASCSEDYTIRLWDVATGNCLCVWQGHDRWLRSIAFSPDGELLASGSYDNTIKLWDVKTQKCLQTLCGHQQTVTAIAFSPNGQQLASSSFDRTVKLWDVNGDCLKTFLGHSSRVWTVAYHPNEQQLVSGGDDHATKLWNLQIGRCTKTLKGHTNSVLSLVPSPDGHYLASGHEDQTIKLWDIKSGTLVQTLREHTNRVWSVAFQPGSQHPLLASGSADYSIKLWDWKLGTCLQTLHGHSELIYSLVVTSVPIGGATSARLTAFSDSLDETIKIWDLQTGQYKQTWRAPRPYEGMKLENIQGLTEAQLATLQALGAS; this is encoded by the coding sequence GTGGAATTGCGAACAATATTGCAAACAGGCTATGCAGGGGGCAATCTACTGAATCTATTCTCTCACTTGAAAACCGACCTAAGTAGCTTTGACTTTTCTCATTTGGCTATTCGCCAAGCTTACTTAGCCAACATTACATTACATAACACTAATTTTACTAATGTCAAAATTAGAGAAACTGTTTTTGCTGAAACCTTTGGCGGTGTACTTAGTGTTGCTTTTAGTTCAGATGGACAGTACTTAGCTACTAGTGACACCAAAGGCGACATTCAAATTTGGGATGTTAGCACAGTCAAACAACTAGTGCGTTGTCGAGGGCATCAACATTGGACGTGGAGTGTAGCGTTTAGTCCAGACGGTCGGTATCTAGCCAGTGCTAGTGATGATTATTTAGTGAAGTTATGGGATGTAGAAACTGGGCAATGTCTGCATACATATAAAGGACATACTTACTCAGTTAACACCGTTGCATTTAGTCCTAAAGGTAATATCCTGGCAAGTTGCGGTCAAGATTTAAGTATTCGTTTGTGTCAGGTTGCACCAGAAAAGCTTAACTCGGAAGTTCAGACTTTAGTTGGTCATGAAGGTCGAGTCTGGGCGATCGCTTTTCACTCTGATGGTCAAATTCTCGCCAGTTGTAGCGAAGATTATACAATTCGCTTGTGGGATGTTGCTACCGGAAATTGCCTTTGTGTTTGGCAAGGACACGATCGCTGGTTACGCTCAATAGCATTTAGTCCAGATGGTGAGTTACTCGCAAGCGGCAGCTATGACAACACTATCAAACTCTGGGATGTTAAAACCCAAAAATGTCTTCAAACCTTATGTGGACATCAACAGACAGTAACTGCGATCGCATTTAGTCCTAATGGTCAGCAGTTAGCTAGCAGCAGTTTTGACCGCACAGTTAAATTATGGGATGTAAACGGAGATTGCCTAAAAACCTTTCTCGGTCATAGCAGCCGCGTTTGGACAGTTGCTTATCATCCTAACGAGCAACAATTGGTCAGTGGTGGTGATGACCACGCCACCAAACTATGGAATCTTCAAATAGGACGCTGTACGAAAACACTTAAAGGACATACCAATAGTGTATTATCCCTAGTCCCAAGTCCAGATGGACACTATCTAGCAAGTGGACACGAAGACCAAACAATTAAACTTTGGGATATTAAAAGCGGTACTCTAGTGCAAACATTACGGGAACATACTAACCGTGTATGGTCAGTAGCGTTTCAACCCGGTAGCCAGCATCCTTTACTCGCTAGTGGCAGTGCAGACTACAGTATCAAATTATGGGACTGGAAGTTAGGAACCTGTCTACAAACTTTGCACGGTCACTCAGAGCTTATTTATAGTTTGGTAGTAACCTCCGTCCCAATTGGAGGCGCAACTTCTGCCAGACTGACTGCTTTCAGTGATAGTTTAGATGAAACAATTAAAATTTGGGATTTACAAACTGGTCAATACAAGCAAACGTGGAGAGCGCCTCGTCCGTATGAAGGGATGAAACTGGAAAACATTCAAGGGTTAACAGAAGCTCAATTAGCAACTTTGCAAGCTTTAGGTGCTAGCTAA